In the genome of Caenorhabditis elegans chromosome IV, the window ataattttaccaGTTTTCAGACCGACAACGCACGGGCTCTTCGCTTGATATCCGGACATAGAAATATGCAGATATCATCCAATTTTTAGTTGACACCTATATTTAAAAAGTCTTTGTCAAGCAACAGTATCGATCGCATTCATCAATAACTACAGTAAATATCTATATATCAAAAAAGTCTcccaagaagaagaagcagcgAACTGTTTTCGTTTTGTCAAATCGAGTTCTTGTTTTTGTGGCTGATTTAAATTATACCGGAAAAATTCGATTGGAAAAGAAGGATAATTTGTAAAGAGGAAAATCGGCGGAAATCGTGAAGCGAGGACTACAAAATGCCTGAtgtgagtgtttttttttaatcttcaaaatttatagtttttaattgaatacaaattgtatattttcattaatacaaaaaatagaaaatcaaaatgggCCCAAAAATTCTACAATCTTCATCAAATTTGTGTTGTCAAACTAATTTTCACTAGGAAACAAAACCATGAATTGTACTTTGAATCTGTGGGCGTTTAAGCGATGAGAAGACTGGTACATTGGTTGATCCTCTTTTAAATCTACTAACAATGAATATTCTCTGTAGTTGAAAGCAGTTATGTCTGCATTTGGGTGGTCAGTCAACCGATTCTTTTTGGGTGCATACATTTGTAGGTTTAGAACTGtgttttgatgtttttaaattttctaattaaataatttagcTAAATTATTACTCATAGGAAATTTCATTCGATTCTAATTGTCACTATATTCCTAGTTCCTGTATAAATTGGCATATAATATCGTAAATTATCGGCGATTTTTATCGGTTTTGTCTTCCCGAAAAGAAATAAGGGTAATTCACATTCATCTATGGATTTAGTCGAATCGTTTCTTCATTATAAGGACAAAGtccatttgaaatttaatttagtttttcctattttttcttatATCTTTCTTCTTTCTATTTCCGAATTTTATATCCCTATCAAAGTcagcaaaattttggcaattttctttttatctcACCGCTAAAATCactttgtgaaaattgatttttgttgatcTTGACTAAaacgaaaatcgaaaactacaaaataagataacaaaaaatcgtagaaaGCACGAGTGAGAAATGGGACAAAAGATTACGATTTTTAAACTCGAAATAACTATAAAATCtgctaaaaattattatgttattaattttgaaagatgACAGTCATATGTAACAGATGTCGTAATATTTCTTGTAGAATGGTGAGCtgtttaaattatatttcacTCCAATTAAGGaccctgaaatttaatttgctgaataatttattcttcaaaatttaagaaattcaTAACCTTTTTTCTAAACGAGCgagataaatttgaaaaaatttcctatcCCAGTTTACGTATAACCGCtattttacttaaaaattcatctgattttgcatttttaaatagCCTTTAACAGTATTTGCAATGTTTTTATTACTGTGGGTggttgttttgttgtttttgttccCGCCCTTTCGTCTTTCTCGTCTCATTCGAATTTTGGTGTCTTTTGATCAAAGTGATACTGAATGGAGAAGCACGTGGTAAACAGACGCAGACGACGGTATTAGACACGACGTCTTCTACCTTTTGAAGGCAAACGATGTGTCTATCGTTTGACTTGTTTCAGTCGTGTTGCTTCTACACTTCTCGtagtaattttgaaacaagaaGTGTCATCACACCTACCATTTTACCGctaaattgtaattttttattgaaatgattattgaattttcaatcttaacgtataaacatttttagacgtttttagttttattgaGTATAgaagctttcaaaatttctttatggaaatttatatttattttccattcGCCCGAAAACTTTTGTAGATTCGAAAAGTTTATGTATGTAGTAGTTTGAACTCTGTAATTCGAATTTACCAAACATGAAACGTTGGTTTATCTCGAATATCACACAACCCTCTAAGATATCACGTGATTActgttccttttttttcaatcaaaaaatagtATAGATGTATTGATTCAAAGTTatcatgtttaaaaaactgtattatgtattttccaacaaaaaaattgcgtttCCTGACAGTAAccaatgtttttttgcagTCTATAACAAACGGTGGACGACCACCAGCACCTCCAAGCTCTGTGAGCTCAACAACAGCATCGACAACTGGTAATTTTGGTTAGTTTTAGTCgaattaattataaaaaagaagaaaatcgtCTTATTTGGTGAAGTGAAGTATTCATTCatcgataaaatttaaaaaccctGGAATGTTCAAGTGTTATTGGACACATGAATACGTCAAGAGGATTAAGTTGACgtcgaattaaaaattgacgTTTTTTGAAGTGATAGAGAGAAAAgtacgattttttgaaaaatgttgtagttAAAATTGGCAGAAGTGTGATAGAAAAAAGATtatgaatttaaaagtttatttaattttttaaaagttaattcaatttttaaatttcaggtacTCGACGTCGTTTAGTGAATCGTATCAAGAAAGTCGATGAACTACATCCAGCACAAGAGAATCCCACGTTAGTTTTTGATctcttttgaaagtttctgaTGGtcgtggaaaatttgaaactcttGTTAAAACTTTATTCTTGATAGTGCAAACGTATgcataattttgtaaaaaaaaagattttggccGAATCATTATACAAAACTAACCTGAATATATTTCTATTCTCACCCATTCATAACAATTTTAACTGGTCATGTGAGCATTATCGGTaacttttttcatcttttttagGACGAAAAGAGACGAATGGACAGTCTAACTGTATCTATCTCTCTCTCAATATCATAGATTTATGATGAGgaggaaatttcagtttatgatttgatttgaaattcaaattttattttttccctcTCCCTTCCCCATTGACATTTTCTACTATCCACCTCTGCCAACCACGCATTCCTATTAAAACCGCCAACTGCTTCTagaaattttgactgaaaaacagTCTACATTGccgtttttgcaaattttaaatggaATTTCCGATTTCCAATGATTTATTATTAGCTAGCAGACAATTACAGACTAGAAATGAAcgaaaaaggtgaaaaatgattttctggCTTTCTTTTTAAACTGTAGACTATTTCAGAATGGGATCACACTGGTTGTCCGAGCAAGAAAGATCACGACTTGAAGCTGTTCAACAGGATTGGCGAAGAACTCGACCAATGAAAGTGAGttggaattaattttattaaattataatATGCTtggaattagaaaaattagaaaaacgaGAGATGTGAAAGAAATCACTTGAGGCCAAAAGATGCTATGAATGTTTTGTCTGTGGAGTAGAGAAGATTTGAAATGTgctttaaattataaaaaataaaccgaATGTAACTGTGTTataaattattctaaattttaatgatttttttcaattttccaacaaaaaaaaactgggttcggtctattttctgttttctgacatttaacgcaaaaattcaaaacgacTCTGCTCCACATTTAATTCAATTACTTAACAAACGTGATTCTTAGTTTCAGTGGACTTCAAAAAAGAGACCAGATGATCCAACGACATCATCTCCATCGACAGTTTCAATTAGTAATGCATTGGAAAATTCAACACCTTCATTAAACAATGTTTCTTCGATCACAAACTCTTCATCACCATTTTCTTTATCGTCAGCTGCAACATCGACAGCTTCTGCCATAATCCCATTTACCTCAAATGTAGCTACAAATCATCCACATCTTAATCACCACGTGTCGAGAATACCACAGGCGATTGTAACAGGAGGGACAAATGGTTCATTACCTCCATTATTAATATCACCGACGTCAGCAGCAGCCGCAACGCCGTTGATTTCAGGAAAAGCGGGTCCAATGTCACCATCAACGGGAAGTCCAATTAATGTGGCTGCTACAGTATTACAGAATGCAGTTTCAAGTCCACAACATAGTATTTTTGATAGATCTAGGTGAGTTGACAATGATCGTCAACTaatgtttttgtaatttaatataattttctagGTTAAATAAAATTCCACCAAACACATCATTAGCATCGTCTTCGTCTCCGAGTGATGCTGCTAACAATGATAAACCTATACAACAACGTCATAGTATTTTATCGAATGTTCGAACTCTCACTCAAGCAATGGTAAACGATGGACCACGAACGTTGACTGGAGATGATATGGACAAGATGGTCAGTGAAGAGGAAAGAGCACGAAAAGAGCAAGAGAagcgagaagaagaagagaaagcAGCACGGAGAATTGATGTTGAAGATGATTTTGATGCGCAAGAAAAACCCATTGATAAGAGTAAAAGTAAGTtataattaaacttttttttcatttatttattgaatttcttgattttacattcaattttttcagatggtCGATTCTTAAAGTTCGACGAAGAACTTGGTCGCGGATCGTTCAAGACAGTGTTTCGAGGGTTGGACACTGAAACCGGAGTGGCCGTTGCGTGGTGTGAGCTTCAGGAGAGTAAACTGAATAAGACTGAAAGGCAACGTTTTCGAGAAGAAGCTGAAATGCTCAAGGATCTGCAACATCCGAACATCGTACGATTCTACGATTATTGGGAGAGTGCGGATTTGTGTGGAAAACGGAAATATATTGTGCTTGTAACCGAATTGATGACTTCAGgaacattaaaaatgtatttgaagCGATTTAAACGGATAAACATAAAGGTTGTAATCATCTGATCTCAattgttcaaataattttttttaattttcaggtattgAAATCTTGGTGCAGACAAATTCTGAAAGGGCTTTCATTTCTTCACACACGTAATCCACCTGTAATTCATCGTGATCTCAAGTGTGATAATATCTTTATCACTGGTACAACTGGTAGTGTAAAGATTGGAGATCTTGGATTGGCAactcttaaaaataaatcattcgCGAAATCTGTCATTGGAACTCCAGAATTCATGGCACCGGAAATGTACGAAGAGATGTATGATGAGAGTGTAGATGTCTACGCGTTTGGAATGTGTCTTCTTGAAATGGTTACCGGAGAATATCCATATTCTGAGTGTATGAATCCAGCGACAATCTACAGAAAAGTGATATCAGGTGTCAAACCAGAATGTTTCTCAAGAATTCCTGCACAATATCCTGAAATACGTGAGATAATCGATCGGTGTATTCGTGTGAGACGAGAAGAGAGAAGTACCGTGAAGCAATTGCTCGTTGACGATTTCTTCACTCCAGAAGATCTCATCGGAATTCGTGTTGAAATTAAGAATCGGGATGCTGATCTCAATGATCTTAAcgtggaaattcaaatgcaACTCCGAGTTTACgatgagaaaaagagaaaacaatATCGGTTCAAGGAGAACGAAGGACTTCAATTTGCAtttgatattgaaaatgaCAGCCCAGATGAAGTTGTTCAACAGATGATCGAGCAACAACATATTCCAGATGAGGATACTCGAATGATAACAAAGTTGATAAAAGACAAAGTGGATGCGTTCAGAAGAGATCGAGATCATCGTTTATTGGAGATTAAAAGAGCAAAAGAGGAGGAAGAAAGGATACGAGAAGAGGCTGAGATTAAAGAGGAATTGAGGTTGAGAGCTGAAGctaaagaaaaggaaaaggagAGGTTGGAGAAAGAacgattagaaaaaaaagctgCAGCTGCGGCCGCAGCCAATCCGAATCCTACACCAATTCCACCAACTCCAGCAACACCACACTCTTCTGCCCAACAACAGCCTATTCCACCACCACTATCAACTCAAACTTCGGCTGAAATACAGCAGTCTGCTCAACAGCCATCTGTACCTGTAACTATGATCGCAAATATCCCAGCTATGTCGCCAACATCAGCTCAACCACAACCTGTTTTATCACCAACAAGTGCAGCGGTTCCAGTTCCAACGACAATGATTCATGTTCCAAAACCTAGCGAGATTCCAGTGCAGAATGTAGCGACGACTGCAGCCCCGGTTGCGGCTAACAATGTAAGCATTTACATATTTCATTCAAACCATGATCGTCAgggctgaatttgaaaaaaaaaagaagttttccttcgaaaacgaaaacgacTAATgttttttccgccaaaaacacgaaaaaaacggaaaattttgtaatattggaacgtgattttgaaaatttaattaggtTGATCAAAATTGCACTCTTTTaataatttcgaatattttttttttgaaaaaaattaatatttaaagacttggaaaaaaagtatcttgctctggaaaaaattgaatattcttTTATTTCAGGTACCACCATCACCAGCTCCATTCAAAACAGAAGATATCCAAACTCCCACACTTGCCCAGAATACGGTTCCACGAACAATCTCCACTGATGCTTCTGGACTTGTCATCAATACTCCTGCATCAATAGCATCACCATCACCTGCTCCTTCGGCTACTGATGTTGCTTCAACAACGGCTCCAGTCACCCCTGCTCCAACTCCAACAACAACAACGGACGGTGGTGCAGCAGCAGCTTCAACAACAACTGAAAACAAGGAAGAAAAGCGAAAAAGCAACAAAAGAAAAGTGGTAATGGAGATTTTGGGATGTGATGAATCGAGGAATTTTGCATTGGTCTCGTGTCGACTTGACACTTCTCATAAATCTGTTACCTTCCAATTTGCACCAGGAACTGACAAACCATGCACAATTGCAACGAAACTTTTGGCTGAAGATTGTCTTTTAAAAGTTCATGTTCATATTGTTGAAGCACAATTGGGAGAAGTTATTCAATTGATTAATTCTGATGGAAAGAAAGGTGTTGGTACTAAATTAGCGACGGTATTGGATCCAAATAGTACTGAACCACCAACTATCACTGCTGTCATGCCAAAGGATTCCTCTGCCGCAACTGCTTCTAATACTAAGCCTAAGATTGAAATCGAGAAAACGCCACCAACGAGAGATGCTTCCCAAGAGCCGAATAATGTTCAGGTTACGGTAAGTTTCAATATATGAACGTTATTTAtagtttattattttgttttttagaacGTACGCAAAGTTTCACAAGAATCAAATGCCGAAAGTGTTCAATCAATTCCTCGTCCAGGTGGAATCATTGTGATGTCCCCAACAAATCAAACAGATTCGGCTCCGCCCCCAACTGGAGCTGCAGCAAAACCATCACGATTCCAAGTAACAAAGTCAGCGGATCCTATAGCTACACCGATATCTTCGTCAATATCCACAGCAACAGTTATCCCAATTGTTGCAGCAACACCTACGAATATCACATCCGAACCGGTCATTGTCCAACCAATCACTGCACAAGTTATAACCCATTTGGCTACACCATCGCCAGTTTCTCATTCGTTATCATCAAATTCTTCTCCAAGTGCTACAACTCATTCGAATATGTCATCAATTCAATCAACGACTAGCGTTCCTGGAAGACGATTCACAGTTCAGCCCGTCTCTCAAGCAGAATCCGGAATATCTTCGTCAATTTCTACGCCTCATCCGGAACCGACGCCAGCAATCACTTCGTGTCCTCCACCAGTTCCAAGTGTCCCACCAGTGGTGTCCAATGGGACATTGAACTTAGAAGTTGCTCCTAAACAGACTCCATCAGCAACTAACCAAAATGTCGATACACAACATTCATCGTCAACAGCATCAACAGCTACATTAGTTTCGGAGACACCTGCTACAGTACATGTTACTCCGATCTCAGTGCCAGCTCCTGTTCAAGAACCATTAGTCATCGATCATCATTCTGATGTATTGACACAATTGGATAGTGAGTTGAGAAAGGTAagtaaagaaaataataattcgtttttaaagaaacttaGACTTAATTAGAACTGTTCCCGTGACACAATTACCAGTGTTTTCAGGTCAGTGGAGTATCACACTCGGCTTCACCTTCAACGGTAGTCGAGTCGCTCACCTCAATGACTCCACAAACAATTCCATTGGCTTGTCAAACTGTGCCCGCATCGATCGGTCAAGCTCCAGCAGTCATCGCAGCTGCACACGCGGCGTCATTAATTCCAAATGCAAGTGTTCCACAGTCACCTAGTCGTCTTGATGCCGAAACTGGACTTGCCGGTCTTCACGAGAAGCTTGAAGCGCTGAAAATGGAACAGGATCGACGAGAAGATATGGGAGATGATGCGATTGGCACAACAACCACAGACGGAAAGGACGAGATACCGATTGATACGTTAAAAGGGCTCGCGGAAGCATTAGGAAAAGTTATTCATGCGGATGGTAGAGAAACAACACCAATGCCACCGGATCATCCGGATTTAACAGATGCTTCAACGGTAAGCATTTTTagggaattattgaaaatttatataaaaagtctagaagttttttttgtgtttctggttcgtaaaaaaattcgaaaaatgtcaaaatttttgcgatttttccaccaaaaatacTATGACCCttttgaagagtactgtaacatTCGTTGCTGtggaatttccatattttttcatagtttctcgtttaaaaattttgagaaaaatctttaaaaaaacataaaaattgtaataaatagcgtttaaaattatgaaaaatctggaaattccaCATCAACGAAATTGTTAGATTGCAGTCTTTTTGAAGGTGCAAAACCGTTtgtattaaacaaaaaaatgccgAGACaggataccgtatttttgggtGCAAAAATCGCCTAATTTCACGTCTCGATAATATAGTTATTTTCTTGAACAAATAAGTCTTAAATATTCGAATTATGTTGCTTTTCGCTTCTAGCACGGTCGATCATAGCTATaagtttcattttcatattctctgatttttgttgttaagTATTCACACTGATTAACTCTGATTCAATCATAACCTGGTCTATTCTTTGTTCAGCAACAACTCATCTCACCATCTAACCCTGATGTTTTGACAACGATGTCGTCGGCTGTCGAAGGATCAGCATCATCCACAATGATAGAAGACATTGATGCTTCAACATCAGCGGTAGACGCGTCAATGATGAATTCGATGCCGCCAGGAGCTCAGAACTCTACAGATCAGATACCAGCAGCGATGACACTGAGTATGGATCAAGAATGTGCTCAatcgatgacgtcatcgatAACAAGAAACACGACAGGCACCAAATTGGCGACTTTTGAGAATCTTGAAACAGCTCTATCTTCCACACTCGGAACACACATTCGTCAACCGAATGCACCGTCTTCTCGAGATGAGACGACGGCTCCGATGACACCAAGTTTCACAAATGAAAGaattggtggtggtggaggtggtggagcAACATCATTTAGTATAGGAACACCGCCCAGCCATAGTCCGTTCCCTGTTTCGGAGTGTGATTATGATTTGAAGGTAACACATATTTTtggttgctttttttttgaaatattgtgtTTCGATCAATGATTTTGGTTTGCTTGCAATGCACTGCTAGCTAGACATTTTTatctaaatattaaaaaaaaaatcaagtatataactgttttgtttttgcaaaacgaagtgcaaaataaatattaatttaaataatggAAGACTGATCGAGGAATGCACTAAATTTCGATCAATCAAAACTGTGCAACACCCACACGTATGGGAAAAAGCATCCTAAGCGCATCCTTTTAGCATGATCAGTTTTCGGTTAAGAAAAGCGTCTTTGTTAACAATAGTCGTGTGGTGGGAAATCGAGAATGATTGATCGTTGGTTCTCaaacctttttttgaatattttatttctaaagGCACATAAAAATgcgaaacattttctcaaaaatgatcagttttc includes:
- the wnk-1 gene encoding Serine/threonine-protein kinase WNK (Partially confirmed by transcript evidence); this encodes MPDSITNGGRPPAPPSSVSSTTASTTGNFGTRRRLVNRIKKVDELHPAQENPTMGSHWLSEQERSRLEAVQQDWRRTRPMKWTSKKRPDDPTTSSPSTVSISNALENSTPSLNNVSSITNSSSPFSLSSAATSTASAIIPFTSNVATNHPHLNHHVSRIPQAIVTGGTNGSLPPLLISPTSAAAATPLISGKAGPMSPSTGSPINVAATVLQNAVSSPQHSIFDRSRLNKIPPNTSLASSSSPSDAANNDKPIQQRHSILSNVRTLTQAMVNDGPRTLTGDDMDKMVSEEERARKEQEKREEEEKAARRIDVEDDFDAQEKPIDKSKNGRFLKFDEELGRGSFKTVFRGLDTETGVAVAWCELQESKLNKTERQRFREEAEMLKDLQHPNIVRFYDYWESADLCGKRKYIVLVTELMTSGTLKMYLKRFKRINIKVLKSWCRQILKGLSFLHTRNPPVIHRDLKCDNIFITGTTGSVKIGDLGLATLKNKSFAKSVIGTPEFMAPEMYEEMYDESVDVYAFGMCLLEMVTGEYPYSECMNPATIYRKVISGVKPECFSRIPAQYPEIREIIDRCIRVRREERSTVKQLLVDDFFTPEDLIGIRVEIKNRDADLNDLNVEIQMQLRVYDEKKRKQYRFKENEGLQFAFDIENDSPDEVVQQMIEQQHIPDEDTRMITKLIKDKVDAFRRDRDHRLLEIKRAKEEEERIREEAEIKEELRLRAEAKEKEKERLEKERLEKKAAAAAAANPNPTPIPPTPATPHSSAQQQPIPPPLSTQTSAEIQQSAQQPSVPVTMIANIPAMSPTSAQPQPVLSPTSAAVPVPTTMIHVPKPSEIPVQNVATTAAPVAANNVPPSPAPFKTEDIQTPTLAQNTVPRTISTDASGLVINTPASIASPSPAPSATDVASTTAPVTPAPTPTTTTDGGAAAASTTTENKEEKRKSNKRKVVMEILGCDESRNFALVSCRLDTSHKSVTFQFAPGTDKPCTIATKLLAEDCLLKVHVHIVEAQLGEVIQLINSDGKKGVGTKLATVLDPNSTEPPTITAVMPKDSSAATASNTKPKIEIEKTPPTRDASQEPNNVQVTNVRKVSQESNAESVQSIPRPGGIIVMSPTNQTDSAPPPTGAAAKPSRFQVTKSADPIATPISSSISTATVIPIVAATPTNITSEPVIVQPITAQVITHLATPSPVSHSLSSNSSPSATTHSNMSSIQSTTSVPGRRFTVQPVSQAESGISSSISTPHPEPTPAITSCPPPVPSVPPVVSNGTLNLEVAPKQTPSATNQNVDTQHSSSTASTATLVSETPATVHVTPISVPAPVQEPLVIDHHSDVLTQLDSELRKCFQVSGVSHSASPSTVVESLTSMTPQTIPLACQTVPASIGQAPAVIAAAHAASLIPNASVPQSPSRLDAETGLAGLHEKLEALKMEQDRREDMGDDAIGTTTTDGKDEIPIDTLKGLAEALGKVIHADGRETTPMPPDHPDLTDASTQQLISPSNPDVLTTMSSAVEGSASSTMIEDIDASTSAVDASMMNSMPPGAQNSTDQIPAAMTLSMDQECAQSMTSSITRNTTGTKLATFENLETALSSTLGTHIRQPNAPSSRDETTAPMTPSFTNERIGGGGGGGATSFSIGTPPSHSPFPVSECDYDLKGQMDLESEDPEVIQMIVRHRMEQHKLLEKQRVEIERLRSKIRVPRATSVNPEMIGDDEADTTLTALQSALGNASLSLPASPPPNTETTKVNTTVIPSDVLATRMTMSQSSTKSSNVSVSSRHRDNQSAPPRHHHHQPHPPHHPHLQNHYHPPQNHTSATAPCPSAMVQLQAVSNNNVNPLHQPPHPVSSQIPPQA
- the wnk-1 gene encoding Serine/threonine-protein kinase WNK (Confirmed by transcript evidence) translates to MPDSITNGGRPPAPPSSVSSTTASTTGNFGTRRRLVNRIKKVDELHPAQENPTMGSHWLSEQERSRLEAVQQDWRRTRPMKWTSKKRPDDPTTSSPSTVSISNALENSTPSLNNVSSITNSSSPFSLSSAATSTASAIIPFTSNVATNHPHLNHHVSRIPQAIVTGGTNGSLPPLLISPTSAAAATPLISGKAGPMSPSTGSPINVAATVLQNAVSSPQHSIFDRSRLNKIPPNTSLASSSSPSDAANNDKPIQQRHSILSNVRTLTQAMVNDGPRTLTGDDMDKMVSEEERARKEQEKREEEEKAARRIDVEDDFDAQEKPIDKSKNGRFLKFDEELGRGSFKTVFRGLDTETGVAVAWCELQESKLNKTERQRFREEAEMLKDLQHPNIVRFYDYWESADLCGKRKYIVLVTELMTSGTLKMYLKRFKRINIKVLKSWCRQILKGLSFLHTRNPPVIHRDLKCDNIFITGTTGSVKIGDLGLATLKNKSFAKSVIGTPEFMAPEMYEEMYDESVDVYAFGMCLLEMVTGEYPYSECMNPATIYRKVISGVKPECFSRIPAQYPEIREIIDRCIRVRREERSTVKQLLVDDFFTPEDLIGIRVEIKNRDADLNDLNVEIQMQLRVYDEKKRKQYRFKENEGLQFAFDIENDSPDEVVQQMIEQQHIPDEDTRMITKLIKDKVDAFRRDRDHRLLEIKRAKEEEERIREEAEIKEELRLRAEAKEKEKERLEKERLEKKAAAAAAANPNPTPIPPTPATPHSSAQQQPIPPPLSTQTSAEIQQSAQQPSVPVTMIANIPAMSPTSAQPQPVLSPTSAAVPVPTTMIHVPKPSEIPVQNVATTAAPVAANNVPPSPAPFKTEDIQTPTLAQNTVPRTISTDASGLVINTPASIASPSPAPSATDVASTTAPVTPAPTPTTTTDGGAAAASTTTENKEEKRKSNKRKVVMEILGCDESRNFALVSCRLDTSHKSVTFQFAPGTDKPCTIATKLLAEDCLLKVHVHIVEAQLGEVIQLINSDGKKGVGTKLATVLDPNSTEPPTITAVMPKDSSAATASNTKPKIEIEKTPPTRDASQEPNNVQVTNVRKVSQESNAESVQSIPRPGGIIVMSPTNQTDSAPPPTGAAAKPSRFQVTKSADPIATPISSSISTATVIPIVAATPTNITSEPVIVQPITAQVITHLATPSPVSHSLSSNSSPSATTHSNMSSIQSTTSVPGRRFTVQPVSQAESGISSSISTPHPEPTPAITSCPPPVPSVPPVVSNGTLNLEVAPKQTPSATNQNVDTQHSSSTASTATLVSETPATVHVTPISVPAPVQEPLVIDHHSDVLTQLDSELRKVSGVSHSASPSTVVESLTSMTPQTIPLACQTVPASIGQAPAVIAAAHAASLIPNASVPQSPSRLDAETGLAGLHEKLEALKMEQDRREDMGDDAIGTTTTDGKDEIPIDTLKGLAEALGKVIHADGRETTPMPPDHPDLTDASTQQLISPSNPDVLTTMSSAVEGSASSTMIEDIDASTSAVDASMMNSMPPGAQNSTDQIPAAMTLSMDQECAQSMTSSITRNTTGTKLATFENLETALSSTLGTHIRQPNAPSSRDETTAPMTPSFTNERIGGGGGGGATSFSIGTPPSHSPFPVSECDYDLKGQMDLESEDPEVIQMIVRHRMEQHKLLEKQRVEIERLRSKIRVPRATSVNPEMIGDDEADTTLTALQSALGNASLSLPASPPPNTEIPDNEGQHHCNSFRCIGDPNDNVSIVNQIKQRLGIIPSSRQSVRSATSSSPSTPPSSSSAPPKSLSSPTKSYVSHCSLSIGYGSTASSEQQQREPSPSATTSSFLSDPATGVIENV
- the wnk-1 gene encoding Serine/threonine-protein kinase WNK (Confirmed by transcript evidence); the protein is MPDSITNGGRPPAPPSSVSSTTASTTGNFGTRRRLVNRIKKVDELHPAQENPTMGSHWLSEQERSRLEAVQQDWRRTRPMKFQWTSKKRPDDPTTSSPSTVSISNALENSTPSLNNVSSITNSSSPFSLSSAATSTASAIIPFTSNVATNHPHLNHHVSRIPQAIVTGGTNGSLPPLLISPTSAAAATPLISGKAGPMSPSTGSPINVAATVLQNAVSSPQHSIFDRSRLNKIPPNTSLASSSSPSDAANNDKPIQQRHSILSNVRTLTQAMVNDGPRTLTGDDMDKMVSEEERARKEQEKREEEEKAARRIDVEDDFDAQEKPIDKSKNGRFLKFDEELGRGSFKTVFRGLDTETGVAVAWCELQESKLNKTERQRFREEAEMLKDLQHPNIVRFYDYWESADLCGKRKYIVLVTELMTSGTLKMYLKRFKRINIKVLKSWCRQILKGLSFLHTRNPPVIHRDLKCDNIFITGTTGSVKIGDLGLATLKNKSFAKSVIGTPEFMAPEMYEEMYDESVDVYAFGMCLLEMVTGEYPYSECMNPATIYRKVISGVKPECFSRIPAQYPEIREIIDRCIRVRREERSTVKQLLVDDFFTPEDLIGIRVEIKNRDADLNDLNVEIQMQLRVYDEKKRKQYRFKENEGLQFAFDIENDSPDEVVQQMIEQQHIPDEDTRMITKLIKDKVDAFRRDRDHRLLEIKRAKEEEERIREEAEIKEELRLRAEAKEKEKERLEKERLEKKAAAAAAANPNPTPIPPTPATPHSSAQQQPIPPPLSTQTSAEIQQSAQQPSVPVTMIANIPAMSPTSAQPQPVLSPTSAAVPVPTTMIHVPKPSEIPVQNVATTAAPVAANNVPPSPAPFKTEDIQTPTLAQNTVPRTISTDASGLVINTPASIASPSPAPSATDVASTTAPVTPAPTPTTTTDGGAAAASTTTENKEEKRKSNKRKVVMEILGCDESRNFALVSCRLDTSHKSVTFQFAPGTDKPCTIATKLLAEDCLLKVHVHIVEAQLGEVIQLINSDGKKGVGTKLATVLDPNSTEPPTITAVMPKDSSAATASNTKPKIEIEKTPPTRDASQEPNNVQVTNVRKVSQESNAESVQSIPRPGGIIVMSPTNQTDSAPPPTGAAAKPSRFQVTKSADPIATPISSSISTATVIPIVAATPTNITSEPVIVQPITAQVITHLATPSPVSHSLSSNSSPSATTHSNMSSIQSTTSVPGRRFTVQPVSQAESGISSSISTPHPEPTPAITSCPPPVPSVPPVVSNGTLNLEVAPKQTPSATNQNVDTQHSSSTASTATLVSETPATVHVTPISVPAPVQEPLVIDHHSDVLTQLDSELRKVSGVSHSASPSTVVESLTSMTPQTIPLACQTVPASIGQAPAVIAAAHAASLIPNASVPQSPSRLDAETGLAGLHEKLEALKMEQDRREDMGDDAIGTTTTDGKDEIPIDTLKGLAEALGKVIHADGRETTPMPPDHPDLTDASTQQLISPSNPDVLTTMSSAVEGSASSTMIEDIDASTSAVDASMMNSMPPGAQNSTDQIPAAMTLSMDQECAQSMTSSITRNTTGTKLATFENLETALSSTLGTHIRQPNAPSSRDETTAPMTPSFTNERIGGGGGGGATSFSIGTPPSHSPFPVSECDYDLKGQMDLESEDPEVIQMIVRHRMEQHKLLEKQRVEIERLRSKIRVPRATSVNPEMIGDDEADTTLTALQSALGNASLSLPASPPPNTETTKVNTTVIPSDVLATRMTMSQSSTKSSNVSVSSRHRDNQSAPPRHHHHQPHPPHHPHLQNHYHPPQNHTSATAPCPSAMVQLQAVSNNNVNPLHQPPHPVSSQIPPQA